A portion of the Parasedimentitalea marina genome contains these proteins:
- a CDS encoding M10 family metallopeptidase C-terminal domain-containing protein, protein MPVVNDGSRTSEPGQPAQNSVVEDAVQAVLTETTDAPDDIYTSYVMDVGDSFSGNLETIDDVDWVYFEVLGHGNYSFTLSGASSDSGTLFDPFLRIYRYGGLGEIALDNDGGSGTDSALNNIYLSMGTYIIEAGSNLGLYSGSYQITVEVGSLAVLGTLDELAEYMTDGFWQDTSRSQRSFDTSTSNQIPVYIDNLTAEGQQLALWAFEAWETVADLEFIVQTSYIGARIDIMFHDTSSGAFANSMTEGNTIIGSLVNVSPVWLDTHGTSLDSYSFATYMHEIGRALGLGNLGNYYDDENSVYGANTTFTNDSWQTSVMSPFNQTENTTTNASYAAIVSTMMADIVAIQNLYGAPGSNSATAGNTIYGANSALGTYMDQLFDLIAAGTTSSVYGGDPITFTIYDQGGTDTVDLSFSTTHDRVSLLGESFSNIGGLIGNVGIARGTVIENLLAGSGNDTLTGNSVGNQISGNGGNDVISGGNGNDTLSGGLGSDWIFGGFDDDSINGGDGLNHLFGGTGQDTLIGGNQADRLIGEAGHDVLSGGNGNDTLNGNQNADRLYGGFDDDLLYGGDGTDRLFGGTGQDTLYGGSQGDILYGEWGHDVLSGEAGNDTLYGNQNADRLYGGLGNDLLDGGDGLDRLFGGLGNDTLNGGAQNDRLVGEWGNDRLVGGSGNDTLFGDQNQDRLEGGSGNDSLDGGVGFDTLLGGFGNDTLNGGAHADLLAGGDGSDIFVFTDGTGADRVTDFDAFDNAERLDLSGLSAITSFADLTSNHLTQSGANAFINAGSAGTITLLNVQLSDLDASDFIF, encoded by the coding sequence ATGCCCGTTGTGAACGATGGATCCCGGACGTCTGAACCGGGCCAACCTGCGCAAAACAGTGTTGTTGAGGACGCAGTTCAGGCTGTGTTGACGGAAACCACGGATGCCCCGGATGACATCTACACATCCTATGTAATGGACGTGGGAGATAGTTTTAGCGGCAATCTGGAGACTATAGATGACGTAGACTGGGTGTACTTCGAAGTGCTCGGACATGGAAATTATAGTTTCACCTTGTCAGGCGCCTCCAGCGACAGCGGGACCCTATTTGATCCATTTCTGAGGATTTATCGCTACGGCGGTCTAGGTGAAATTGCGTTGGACAATGATGGCGGTTCGGGGACTGATTCTGCATTGAACAATATCTACCTCTCTATGGGCACGTATATTATTGAAGCCGGAAGCAACTTGGGCCTGTATTCTGGCAGTTATCAGATTACTGTCGAAGTAGGATCTCTGGCAGTACTGGGAACACTCGACGAGTTGGCCGAGTACATGACTGATGGCTTCTGGCAGGATACGAGTCGCAGCCAACGCAGTTTTGACACCAGCACCAGCAATCAGATCCCGGTGTATATCGACAATTTGACTGCAGAGGGACAGCAATTGGCTCTCTGGGCCTTTGAGGCCTGGGAAACGGTGGCTGATCTCGAGTTTATCGTGCAGACAAGCTACATCGGCGCCAGAATTGATATCATGTTTCACGACACTTCGTCGGGCGCATTCGCCAATTCTATGACTGAAGGAAACACGATTATTGGATCTCTCGTGAATGTCAGCCCTGTATGGCTAGACACCCACGGTACTTCGCTGGACAGCTATTCCTTTGCTACTTATATGCATGAAATCGGCCGTGCGCTGGGTCTGGGAAATCTAGGTAACTATTACGACGACGAAAATTCCGTCTATGGCGCAAACACCACCTTCACCAATGACAGTTGGCAGACCTCGGTGATGTCCCCTTTTAACCAGACGGAAAACACGACAACCAATGCCAGCTATGCAGCCATTGTCTCGACGATGATGGCGGATATTGTGGCGATCCAGAACCTGTATGGGGCGCCGGGGTCCAACAGTGCCACCGCAGGTAACACCATCTACGGTGCGAACAGTGCCCTGGGCACCTATATGGATCAGCTGTTTGACCTGATTGCGGCGGGCACCACCTCCAGTGTCTATGGCGGCGATCCGATCACCTTTACGATCTATGATCAGGGTGGCACCGATACGGTGGATCTGTCCTTTTCCACCACCCATGACCGCGTCAGCCTGCTGGGAGAAAGCTTCTCGAATATTGGCGGCCTGATTGGCAATGTCGGTATTGCCCGCGGCACGGTGATCGAAAACCTCCTGGCCGGGTCTGGCAATGACACCCTCACCGGCAATAGCGTGGGCAACCAGATCAGCGGCAATGGCGGTAATGATGTCATCTCGGGCGGCAATGGCAACGACACCCTGTCGGGCGGCCTGGGCAGTGACTGGATATTCGGCGGCTTCGATGATGACAGCATCAATGGCGGCGACGGCCTCAATCACCTCTTTGGCGGCACCGGTCAGGATACTCTGATCGGCGGCAACCAGGCGGACCGGCTGATTGGCGAAGCGGGGCACGACGTGCTCTCGGGCGGCAATGGCAATGATACTCTCAATGGCAATCAGAATGCCGACCGCCTGTATGGTGGGTTTGACGATGATCTGCTTTATGGTGGCGATGGCACTGATCGGCTGTTTGGGGGCACTGGCCAGGACACCCTGTACGGTGGCAGCCAGGGGGATATTCTGTACGGCGAGTGGGGCCATGATGTCCTGTCCGGTGAGGCGGGCAATGACACGCTTTATGGCAATCAGAACGCTGACCGCCTGTACGGCGGCCTGGGCAATGACCTGCTTGACGGGGGGGACGGCCTTGACCGCCTGTTTGGTGGGTTGGGCAATGATACCCTGAATGGTGGCGCTCAGAATGACCGGCTTGTGGGGGAATGGGGCAATGATCGCCTTGTTGGCGGCAGCGGCAACGACACGCTGTTTGGCGACCAGAACCAAGACCGTCTGGAAGGCGGCAGCGGCAATGACAGTCTTGATGGCGGCGTCGGTTTCGATACCCTTCTGGGAGGCTTTGGCAATGACACGCTCAACGGCGGCGCCCATGCTGATTTGCTTGCAGGGGGGGACGGATCCGATATCTTTGTCTTCACCGACGGCACCGGCGCAGATCGGGTGACCGATTTTGACGCTTTTGACAATGCAGAGCGGTTGGACTTGAGCGGCCTGTCGGCAATCACAAGCTTTGCCGATCTGACCAGCAATCACCTGACCCAGTCCGGCGCCAATGCCTTCATCAATGCCGGCAGCGCTGGCACCATCACATTGTTGAATGTGCAACTCTCTGATCTGGACGCGAGTGACTTCATCTTCTGA
- a CDS encoding sulfotransferase, whose protein sequence is MEKQDATVEFQPMVNFVVAGAQKSGTTALRSFLSQHPDIGLVDGGSETHFFNKHSAAAARKDYDLYHAMYTPQALSLWIAEDEAATRR, encoded by the coding sequence GTGGAAAAGCAGGACGCAACAGTTGAATTTCAACCCATGGTCAACTTCGTTGTTGCCGGGGCTCAAAAATCTGGAACAACCGCATTGCGCAGTTTCCTGAGCCAACATCCGGACATCGGACTGGTTGACGGCGGCAGTGAAACCCATTTCTTTAACAAGCACAGCGCAGCAGCGGCCCGCAAAGACTATGACCTGTATCATGCCATGTACACACCGCAGGCCCTAAGCCTCTGGATTGCCGAAGATGAAGCCGCAACCCGTAGATAG